The following are from one region of the Procambarus clarkii isolate CNS0578487 chromosome 52, FALCON_Pclarkii_2.0, whole genome shotgun sequence genome:
- the LOC138352058 gene encoding mucin-22-like: METPDTVTPDTVTPDMVTLDIVTLDTVTPDTVTPDTVTLDTVTLDTMTSDTVTPDTVTLDTMTPDTVTLDTVTLDTVTLDTMTSDTVTPDTVIPDTVTPDTVTPDTVTPDTVTPDTVTLDTVTPDTVTPDTVTLDTVTPGTVTPDTVTPDTVTPDTVTPDTVTPDTVTPDTVTLDTVTPHTVTPDTVTPDTVTPDTVTLDTVTPDTVNLDTMIPDTVTLDTVTPHTVTPDTVTPDTVTPDTVTLDTVTPGTVTLDTVTPDTVTPDTVTLDTVTLDTVTPDTVTPDTVTLDTVTPDTVTLDTVTLDTVTPDTVTLDTVTPDTVTLDTVTPDTVTLDTVTPDTVTPDTVTLDTVTPDTVTLDTVTPDTVTLDTVTLDTVTPDTVTPDTVTLDTVTPDTVTPDTVTLDTVTPDTVTPDTVTPDTVTPDMVTPDTVTLDTVTPGTVTLDTVTLDTVTPDTVTLDTVTPHTVTPDTVTLDTVTPDTVTTDT; this comes from the coding sequence ATGGAGACCCCTGACACGGTGACCCCTGATACGGTGACCCCTGACATGGTGACCCTTGACATAGTGACCCTTGACACGGTGACCCCTGACACGGTGACCCCTGACACGGTGACCCTTGACACGGTGACCCTTGACACAATGACCTCTGACACGGTGACCCCTGACACGGTGACCCTTGACACAATGACCCCTGACACGGTGACCCTTGACACGGTGACCCTTGACACGGTGACCCTTGACACAATGACCTCTGACACGGTGACCCCTGACACGGTGATCCCTGACACGGTGACCCCTGACACAGTGACCCCTGACACGGTGACCCCTGACACGGTGACCCCTGACACGGTGACCCTTGACACGGTGACCCCTGACACGGTGACCCCTGACACGGTGACCCTTGACACGGTGACCCCTGGCACGGTGACCCCTGACACGGTGACCCCTGACACGGTGACCCCTGACACGGTGACCCCTGACACGGTGACCCCTGACACGGTGACCCCTGACACGGTGACCCTTGACACGGTGACCCCTCACACAGTGACCCCTGACACGGTGACCCCTGACACGGTGACCCCTGACACGGTGACCCTTGACACGGTGACCCCTGACACGGTGAACCTTGACACAATGATCCCTGACACGGTGACCCTTGACACGGTGACCCCTCACACAGTGACCCCTGACACGGTGACCCCTGACACGGTGACCCCTGACACGGTGACCCTTGACACGGTGACCCCTGGCACGGTGACCCTTGACACGGTGACCCCTGACACGGTGACCCCTGACACGGTGACCCTTGACACGGTGACCCTTGACACGGTGACCCCTGACACGGTGACCCCTGACACGGTGACTCTTGACACGGTGACCCCTGACACTGTGACCCTTGACACGGTGACCCTTGACACGGTGACCCCTGACACGGTGACCCTTGACACGGTGACCCCTGACACGGTGACCCTTGACACGGTGACCCCTGACACGGTGACCCTTGACACGGTGACCCCTGACACGGTGACCCCTGACACGGTGACCCTTGACACGGTGACCCCTGACACGGTGACCCTTGACACGGTGACCCCTGACACGGTGACCCTTGACACGGTGACCCTTGACACGGTGACCCCTGACACGGTGACCCCTGACACGGTGACCCTTGACACGGTGACCCCTGACACGGTGACCCCTGACACGGTGACCCTTGACACGGTGACCCCTGACACGGTGACCCCTGACACGGTGACCCCTGACACGGTGACCCCTGACATGGTGACCCCTGACACGGTGACCCTTGACACGGTGACCCCTGGCACGGTGACCCTTGACACGGTGACCCTTGACACGGTGACCCCTGACACGGTGACCCTTGACACGGTGACCCCTCACACAGTGACCCCTGACACGGTGACCCTTGACACGGTGACCCCTGACACGGTGACAACTGACACATAA